Proteins co-encoded in one Methylobacterium sp. WL1 genomic window:
- a CDS encoding HAD hydrolase-like protein, translating to MARSPGGAGPALVVLDFDGTLADSFGWFCSVLNGVADRYRFRRVEAHEVEALRLQGARAIVAHLGIPRWKLPFIARHMHALAARDAGAIALFPGVPEMLADLAAAGVPLAILSSNRADTVRRVLGPENAARIDAYAGGASLFGKARRLRALLAHRKVAPERALCIGDEVRDLEAARALGCPFGAVAWGYTDAGALAALGPEYLFAEPADIAQLVRRRELV from the coding sequence ATGGCGCGCAGCCCCGGCGGGGCCGGGCCCGCGCTCGTCGTGCTCGATTTCGACGGCACCCTCGCGGACAGTTTCGGCTGGTTCTGCTCGGTCCTGAACGGCGTCGCCGACCGCTACCGCTTCCGCCGGGTCGAGGCCCACGAGGTCGAGGCGCTGCGGCTGCAGGGCGCGCGGGCGATCGTGGCCCATCTCGGCATCCCGCGCTGGAAGCTGCCCTTCATCGCCCGGCACATGCACGCGCTGGCCGCCCGCGACGCCGGTGCGATCGCGCTGTTTCCCGGGGTGCCGGAGATGCTGGCCGACCTTGCGGCGGCGGGGGTGCCCCTGGCGATCCTGTCGTCGAACCGCGCCGACACCGTCCGCCGGGTGCTCGGCCCCGAGAACGCGGCCCGGATCGACGCCTATGCCGGCGGCGCCTCGCTGTTCGGCAAGGCCCGGCGGCTGCGGGCGCTGCTGGCCCACCGGAAGGTCGCGCCGGAGCGGGCCCTGTGCATCGGCGACGAGGTCCGCGACCTGGAGGCGGCCCGGGCGCTCGGCTGCCCGTTCGGCGCGGTGGCCTGGGGCTACACCGATGCGGGCGCGCTGGCGGCGCTCGGGCCGGAATACCTGTTCGCCGAGCCGGCGGACATCGCCCAGCTGGTGCGGCGACGCGAATTGGTCTGA
- the bamE gene encoding outer membrane protein assembly factor BamE, which produces MRRRLVQSFARLALIGLAGAGLAGCVGEELRHGYQIDQAALATIKPGMAPEQVLQILGTPSTVSTVGNKSWYYISQNTSRTIMFLGEQVEDQKVTAVYFTPGFKVERVALYGLQDGRVFDFIERTTPTSGADRAFLSQLFRGLTRYEPFGSGKGTSVVPGANRGL; this is translated from the coding sequence ATGCGGCGCCGTCTCGTCCAGTCCTTTGCGCGCCTCGCCCTGATCGGCCTCGCGGGTGCCGGCCTCGCCGGCTGCGTCGGCGAAGAGCTCCGCCACGGCTACCAGATCGACCAGGCGGCGCTCGCCACGATCAAGCCCGGCATGGCCCCCGAGCAGGTGCTGCAGATCCTCGGCACGCCGTCGACGGTCTCTACGGTGGGCAACAAGTCCTGGTACTACATCTCGCAGAACACCAGCCGGACGATCATGTTCCTGGGCGAGCAGGTCGAGGACCAGAAGGTCACGGCGGTCTACTTCACCCCCGGCTTCAAGGTCGAGCGGGTGGCGCTCTACGGCCTGCAAGACGGCCGGGTGTTCGACTTCATCGAGCGCACCACGCCGACCAGCGGCGCCGACCGGGCGTTCCTCAGCCAGCTGTTCCGCGGCCTGACCCGCTACGAGCCGTTCGGCTCCGGCAAGGGCACCAGCGTCGTCCCGGGCGCCAACCGCGGCCTGTAA
- a CDS encoding DUF177 domain-containing protein, whose amino-acid sequence MRHRTGPESGPLSRWVNVDRLPQGRGAVTVEASQAECDALAADFKIPAIRDLVGRFDISGSTNRMTVTGTVEAVVTQVCTVSLEPFEGPVREPVEVVYTDTDQLAGTDAEDVEVPDPLVGGRIDFGALTAEFLALGLDPYPRKPGIAFEPVVAGEDAGPFDALRRLRDGEG is encoded by the coding sequence ATGAGACACCGTACGGGCCCGGAGAGCGGGCCGCTTTCCCGCTGGGTCAACGTCGATCGCCTGCCGCAGGGGCGGGGCGCCGTCACCGTCGAGGCGAGCCAGGCCGAGTGCGACGCGCTCGCGGCCGACTTCAAGATCCCCGCCATCCGCGACCTGGTCGGGCGCTTCGACATCTCGGGCTCTACGAACCGGATGACCGTCACCGGCACGGTCGAGGCCGTGGTGACGCAGGTCTGCACCGTCAGCCTCGAGCCGTTCGAGGGTCCGGTCCGCGAGCCGGTGGAGGTCGTGTACACCGACACCGACCAGCTCGCCGGCACCGACGCCGAGGACGTCGAGGTGCCCGACCCGCTGGTCGGCGGCCGGATCGATTTCGGCGCGCTCACGGCCGAATTCCTGGCGCTGGGCCTCGATCCCTATCCGCGCAAGCCCGGCATCGCGTTCGAGCCCGTGGTGGCGGGCGAGGATGCCGGCCCCTTCGACGCGTTGCGCCGGCTCCGCGACGGGGAGGGCTGA
- the plsX gene encoding phosphate acyltransferase PlsX, with protein sequence MSQRVCISLDAMGGDHGPSTVVPGAALARERHPDMTFLLFGDEAVIAPLVAKEPRLKDCVEIRHTTVAVAMDDKPSQAVRQGRGKSSMWQAIQAVRDGQADACVSAGNTGALMAMSKICLKTMSGIERPAIACLWPTVRGESVVLDVGATIGTDAEHLVEMAVMGSAMARIVFDLDKPTVGLLNVGTEEMKGNEAVKEAARLLREMESTRLTYHGFVEGTDLGRGTVDVVVTEGFTGNIALKTAEGTAKQIGSYLRSAMTRTLSAKIGALFARQAFKALKDKMNPSRANGGVFLGLEGIVIKSHGSENAQGFAAAIDLAHDMARHDMIRTIREMLDQTAVLAPA encoded by the coding sequence ATGTCCCAACGCGTGTGCATCTCGCTCGACGCCATGGGCGGCGACCACGGGCCCTCGACCGTCGTGCCCGGCGCCGCCCTGGCCCGCGAGCGCCATCCCGACATGACCTTCCTGCTGTTCGGCGACGAGGCGGTGATCGCCCCGCTGGTCGCCAAGGAGCCGCGGCTGAAGGACTGCGTCGAGATCCGCCACACCACCGTGGCCGTGGCCATGGACGACAAGCCCAGCCAGGCGGTGCGCCAGGGCCGCGGCAAGTCCTCGATGTGGCAGGCGATCCAGGCGGTGCGGGACGGGCAGGCCGATGCCTGCGTGTCGGCCGGCAACACCGGCGCCCTGATGGCGATGTCGAAGATCTGCCTCAAGACCATGTCGGGCATCGAGCGCCCGGCCATCGCGTGCCTGTGGCCCACCGTGCGCGGCGAGAGCGTCGTGCTCGACGTCGGCGCCACCATCGGCACCGATGCCGAGCACCTGGTCGAGATGGCCGTGATGGGCTCGGCCATGGCCCGCATCGTGTTCGATCTCGACAAGCCGACCGTGGGCCTGCTCAACGTCGGCACCGAGGAGATGAAGGGCAACGAGGCGGTCAAGGAAGCCGCGCGGCTGCTGCGCGAGATGGAGAGCACGCGGCTGACCTATCACGGCTTCGTGGAGGGCACGGATCTCGGGCGCGGCACCGTCGACGTGGTCGTGACGGAAGGTTTCACGGGAAACATCGCGCTCAAGACCGCCGAGGGCACAGCCAAGCAGATCGGCAGCTACCTGCGCTCGGCCATGACCCGGACCCTGTCGGCCAAGATCGGCGCGCTGTTCGCCCGGCAGGCGTTCAAGGCCCTGAAGGACAAGATGAACCCGAGCCGCGCCAACGGCGGCGTGTTCCTCGGGCTGGAGGGCATCGTGATCAAGAGCCACGGCTCGGAGAACGCGCAAGGTTTCGCCGCCGCGATCGATCTGGCGCACGACATGGCCCGCCACGATATGATCCGGACGATCCGCGAAATGCTCGACCAGACGGCGGTCCTGGCGCCGGCTTGA
- a CDS encoding beta-ketoacyl-ACP synthase III, with translation MSALRTESPQAPRSVVVGTGSSLPAQVVTNAALTERVDTSDEWIVQRTGIRQRHIADASETTSVLGARAAQAALDDAGLTADDIDLVICATSTPDHTFPATATQIQAALGIHRGAAFDLQAVCAGFVFAVSTADKFLTTGSARRALVIGAETFSRIVDWEDRTTCVLFGDGAGAVVLEARADAGERGVLCASLRSDGRHRDKLYVDGGPGSTGTTGRLRMEGREVFRFAVGQVTDVIADAFAQAGITAADLDWFVPHQANRRIIEASADKLGIAREKIVLTVDRHGNTSAASIPLALDVARRDGRIQPGDLVMIEAIGGGFSWGAALIRW, from the coding sequence ATGTCAGCCCTCCGCACAGAGTCTCCGCAGGCGCCGCGCTCGGTGGTGGTCGGGACGGGGTCGAGCCTGCCCGCGCAGGTCGTCACCAACGCCGCCCTGACTGAGCGGGTCGACACCTCGGACGAATGGATCGTCCAGCGCACCGGCATCCGCCAGCGCCACATCGCCGACGCGAGCGAGACCACCTCGGTGCTCGGCGCCCGGGCCGCGCAGGCCGCCCTCGACGATGCCGGGCTCACCGCCGACGACATCGACCTGGTGATCTGCGCGACCTCGACGCCGGACCACACCTTCCCGGCCACCGCCACCCAGATCCAAGCGGCGCTCGGCATCCACCGGGGGGCGGCCTTCGACCTGCAGGCGGTCTGCGCCGGCTTCGTGTTCGCGGTCTCCACGGCCGACAAGTTCCTCACCACCGGCTCGGCCCGCCGGGCCCTGGTGATCGGGGCGGAGACCTTCTCGCGCATCGTCGACTGGGAGGACCGCACCACCTGCGTGCTGTTCGGCGACGGGGCCGGGGCGGTGGTGCTGGAGGCGCGGGCCGATGCGGGCGAGCGCGGCGTCCTCTGCGCCAGCCTGCGCTCGGACGGGCGGCACCGGGACAAGCTCTACGTCGATGGCGGGCCCGGCTCCACCGGCACCACCGGGCGCCTGCGCATGGAGGGCCGCGAGGTGTTCCGGTTCGCGGTCGGGCAGGTCACCGACGTGATCGCGGACGCGTTCGCGCAGGCCGGGATCACGGCCGCCGACCTCGACTGGTTCGTGCCGCACCAGGCCAACCGCCGGATCATCGAGGCCTCGGCCGACAAGCTCGGGATCGCCCGGGAGAAGATCGTCCTGACGGTGGACCGCCACGGCAACACCTCGGCCGCGTCGATCCCCCTGGCCCTCGATGTGGCCCGGCGGGACGGCCGCATCCAGCCCGGCGACCTCGTGATGATCGAGGCGATCGGGGGCGGCTTCAGCTGGGGGGCGGCGCTGATCCGCTGGTGA
- a CDS encoding integration host factor subunit alpha — protein MAGKTVTRADLSEAVYHQVGLSRTESAALVETVLSEICGCLAGGETVKLSSFGSFVVRSKGKRVGRNPKTGVEVAIEPRQVMVFKPSNVLKAKINGQALNGADGSDDDD, from the coding sequence ATGGCAGGCAAGACGGTGACGCGCGCCGACTTGAGCGAGGCCGTCTACCACCAGGTGGGCCTGTCGCGGACCGAATCCGCCGCCCTGGTCGAGACCGTGCTGTCGGAGATCTGCGGCTGCCTGGCGGGGGGCGAGACGGTCAAGCTGTCCTCGTTCGGCTCGTTCGTGGTCCGCAGCAAGGGCAAGCGCGTCGGCCGCAACCCCAAGACCGGCGTCGAGGTCGCGATCGAGCCCCGCCAGGTGATGGTGTTCAAGCCCTCCAACGTCCTCAAGGCCAAGATCAACGGCCAGGCGCTCAACGGCGCCGACGGGTCGGACGACGACGATTGA
- a CDS encoding MerR family transcriptional regulator — MPPALAADVPLEPIGAKSAGAFRTIGEVSEELDVPQHVLRFWETRFGQIRPVKRAGGRRYYRPQDVELVAGIRQLLYVQRYTIAGAQRVLKENGIRFVQAVGRGEARAAEPRIQEVEDAPEATMQDLADTPDRAALRDVLDDLQACRALLDALRRPYDRDV; from the coding sequence ATGCCCCCAGCCCTCGCCGCCGACGTGCCCCTCGAACCGATCGGCGCGAAGAGCGCCGGCGCCTTCCGGACCATCGGCGAGGTCTCCGAGGAGCTCGACGTGCCCCAGCACGTCCTGCGGTTCTGGGAGACGCGATTCGGCCAGATCCGCCCGGTGAAGCGGGCCGGCGGCCGGCGCTACTACCGGCCGCAGGACGTCGAGCTCGTAGCCGGCATCCGGCAGCTCCTGTACGTGCAGCGCTACACCATCGCGGGCGCGCAGCGGGTGCTCAAGGAGAACGGCATCCGCTTCGTCCAGGCGGTCGGCCGCGGCGAGGCCCGGGCGGCCGAGCCCCGGATCCAGGAGGTCGAGGACGCCCCCGAGGCGACCATGCAGGACCTCGCCGACACCCCCGACCGGGCGGCCCTGCGGGACGTGCTCGACGACTTGCAGGCCTGCCGGGCACTGCTCGACGCCCTGCGCCGGCCCTACGACCGCGACGTGTAG
- a CDS encoding 4-aminobutyrate aminotransferase: MTALRPLAALLAGGLILAGTAQVPAFAQTTVTRSKTVAPGKTVRLEIAPNLKKDCSPGPMPEFKVSGAPKNGSVITKVGKLKTPASYRCPNKEAAVHALFYQPNTGFTGSDEVTFEVKGADGQVQTHNIKITVGASGSKSGDDAKKEGTDL, encoded by the coding sequence ATGACCGCCCTACGTCCGCTCGCTGCGCTGCTCGCAGGCGGCCTGATCCTCGCCGGGACGGCGCAGGTCCCGGCCTTCGCCCAGACCACGGTGACCCGCTCCAAGACGGTGGCGCCCGGCAAGACCGTGCGGCTCGAGATCGCCCCGAACCTCAAGAAGGATTGCAGCCCCGGCCCGATGCCGGAGTTCAAGGTCTCGGGCGCGCCCAAGAACGGTTCCGTGATCACCAAGGTCGGCAAGCTGAAGACCCCGGCGAGCTACCGCTGCCCCAACAAGGAGGCCGCCGTGCACGCGCTGTTCTACCAGCCCAACACCGGCTTTACCGGTTCGGACGAGGTGACGTTCGAGGTCAAGGGCGCCGACGGCCAAGTCCAGACTCACAATATCAAGATCACGGTCGGGGCCTCCGGATCAAAATCCGGCGACGATGCCAAGAAAGAAGGCACGGATCTCTAA
- a CDS encoding PrkA family serine protein kinase, translating into MSMHATNDLFQSFARGYEARRDTEMTLSEYLEACRDEPLMYASAAERILAAIGEPEFVDTAKDSRLGRIFMNRTIRTYPAFREFYGMEETIERIVSFFRHAAQGLEERKQILYLLGPVGGGKSSLAERLKALMEVHPVYVLKAGDEVSPVFESPLGLFDPETMGDEIQKRYGVPRRRLTGLMSPWALKRLDEFNGDISRFTVIKVRPSRLRQIAIAKTEPGDENNQDISSLVGKVDIRRLETLSQADPDAYSYSGGLNRANQGVLEFVEMFKAPIKMLHPLLTATQEGNYVGTENIGAIPFTGIILAHSNESEWQTFKTNKNNEAFIDRIYVIKVPYCLRVAEEQHIYEKLISGSELSDAACAPGTLEMLARFSVLSRLREHANSNVFSKMRVYDGESLREVDPRARSMQEYKDTAGVDEGMDGISTRFAFKVLAATFNHDTTEVSADPVHLMYVLEQSLRREQLPPETEKKYLEFIKTELAPRYAEFIGHEIQKAYLESYHDYGQNLFDRYIDYADAWIEDQDFKDAETGQLLNRELLNQELTKIEKPAGIANPKDFRNEVVKFALRSRAQHGGRNPSWTSYEKLREVIERRMFSQVEELLPVISFGSKKDGDTEKKHGEFVERMVARGYTERQVRRLVEWYMRVKQAG; encoded by the coding sequence ATGTCGATGCATGCGACGAACGACCTTTTCCAGAGCTTCGCCCGAGGGTACGAGGCGCGCCGCGATACGGAGATGACGCTCTCCGAGTATCTCGAAGCCTGCCGCGACGAGCCGCTGATGTATGCCTCGGCCGCCGAGCGTATCCTGGCGGCGATCGGTGAACCGGAATTCGTGGACACCGCCAAGGATTCGCGCCTCGGCCGGATCTTCATGAACCGGACGATCCGCACCTACCCGGCGTTCCGCGAATTCTACGGGATGGAGGAGACGATCGAGCGGATCGTCTCGTTCTTCCGCCACGCCGCGCAGGGGTTGGAGGAGCGCAAGCAGATCCTCTACCTGCTGGGCCCGGTCGGCGGCGGCAAGTCGTCCCTCGCCGAGCGCCTCAAGGCGCTGATGGAGGTCCACCCGGTCTACGTGCTCAAGGCCGGGGACGAGGTCTCCCCGGTGTTCGAGAGCCCGCTCGGGCTGTTCGATCCCGAGACGATGGGCGACGAGATCCAGAAGCGCTACGGCGTCCCGCGCCGGCGGCTCACCGGGCTGATGAGCCCCTGGGCGCTCAAGCGTCTCGACGAGTTCAACGGCGACATCTCGCGCTTCACGGTGATCAAGGTCCGGCCGTCGCGGTTGCGTCAGATCGCCATCGCCAAGACCGAGCCGGGCGACGAGAACAACCAGGACATCTCCTCGCTGGTCGGCAAGGTCGACATCCGCCGGCTGGAGACCCTGTCCCAGGCGGATCCCGATGCCTACTCCTACTCGGGCGGTTTGAACCGGGCGAACCAGGGCGTCCTCGAATTCGTCGAGATGTTCAAGGCGCCGATCAAGATGCTGCACCCCCTGCTCACCGCGACGCAGGAGGGCAACTACGTCGGCACCGAGAATATCGGTGCGATCCCGTTCACCGGCATCATCCTGGCGCACTCGAACGAATCCGAGTGGCAGACCTTCAAGACCAACAAGAACAACGAGGCCTTCATCGATCGCATCTACGTGATCAAGGTCCCGTACTGCCTCCGGGTCGCGGAGGAGCAGCACATCTACGAGAAGCTGATCTCCGGCTCGGAACTCTCGGACGCGGCCTGCGCCCCCGGCACCCTGGAGATGCTGGCCCGGTTCTCGGTCCTGTCGCGCCTGCGCGAGCACGCCAATTCCAACGTGTTCTCGAAGATGCGGGTCTACGACGGCGAATCGCTCCGCGAGGTCGATCCGCGCGCCCGCTCGATGCAGGAATACAAGGACACCGCCGGCGTCGACGAGGGCATGGACGGAATCTCGACCCGCTTCGCCTTCAAGGTGCTGGCCGCCACCTTCAACCACGACACCACCGAGGTCTCGGCCGACCCGGTGCACCTGATGTACGTGCTGGAGCAGTCGCTGCGCCGCGAGCAGCTCCCGCCCGAGACCGAGAAGAAGTACCTGGAATTCATCAAGACCGAGCTGGCCCCGCGCTACGCGGAGTTCATCGGCCACGAGATCCAGAAGGCCTACCTCGAATCGTACCACGATTACGGCCAGAACCTGTTCGACCGCTACATCGACTACGCCGATGCCTGGATCGAGGATCAGGACTTCAAGGACGCCGAGACCGGCCAGCTGCTGAACCGCGAATTGCTGAACCAGGAACTGACCAAAATCGAAAAGCCCGCCGGGATCGCCAACCCGAAGGACTTCCGCAACGAGGTGGTGAAGTTCGCCTTGCGCTCGCGCGCCCAGCACGGGGGCCGTAACCCGAGCTGGACCAGCTACGAGAAGCTGCGCGAGGTCATCGAGCGGCGGATGTTCTCCCAGGTGGAGGAGCTGCTGCCGGTGATCTCCTTCGGCTCGAAGAAGGACGGCGACACCGAGAAGAAGCACGGCGAGTTCGTCGAGCGCATGGTGGCGCGCGGCTACACCGAGCGGCAGGTCCGCCGCCTGGTGGAATGGTACATGCGGGTGAAGCAGGCGGGCTGA
- a CDS encoding YeaH/YhbH family protein, with translation MHIVDRRLNPGGKSLPNRQRFLRRVKDVAQRAVRESAREKDIKDLGKDGRVSVPADGVREPRFSRQPGTGLQDHILPGNKTYVEGDTIERPPGGGGGRGSGEGGEGGENSEDAFRFVLTREEFLELFLEDLELPDLAKRRLAVVETEGLRRAGYTVTGSPANLALTRTLRNSMSRRIALKRPKPEEVAALEAQLAGMRDSDPGRPDVERALLKLRERAKRIPYVDPIDLRFRRFEPYPRPIAQAVMFCLMDVSGSMTEHMKDLAKRFYILLHIFLTRRYRHVEIVFIRHTDRATEVDEETFFGSRETGGTLVSSALVEMKRVIAERYDPNDWNIYAAQASDGDNVSSDGPTSTELLRAHILPACQHFAYLEVGDENGPRAGFVEHRTTLWRTYEAIAKAGGPIAMRKVNHRREIYPVFRELFGRKDARAEAEA, from the coding sequence ATGCACATCGTCGACCGACGCCTGAATCCCGGGGGCAAGAGCCTCCCCAACCGGCAGCGCTTCCTGCGGCGCGTGAAGGACGTGGCCCAGCGCGCCGTGCGCGAATCCGCCCGCGAGAAGGACATCAAGGATCTCGGCAAGGACGGCCGGGTGAGCGTGCCCGCCGACGGCGTGCGCGAGCCGCGGTTCTCCCGCCAGCCCGGCACCGGCCTGCAGGACCACATCCTGCCGGGCAACAAGACCTACGTGGAGGGCGACACGATCGAGCGACCCCCGGGCGGCGGCGGTGGTCGCGGCTCCGGCGAGGGCGGGGAGGGCGGCGAGAACAGCGAGGACGCGTTCCGCTTCGTGCTCACCCGCGAGGAGTTTCTGGAACTCTTCCTCGAGGATCTGGAGCTTCCGGATCTGGCCAAGCGGCGCCTCGCGGTGGTCGAGACCGAGGGGCTGCGCCGGGCCGGCTACACGGTGACCGGCTCGCCCGCCAACCTCGCCCTGACCCGCACCCTGCGCAACTCGATGTCGCGGCGCATCGCCCTCAAGCGCCCCAAGCCCGAGGAGGTCGCGGCGCTGGAGGCCCAGCTCGCGGGGATGCGCGACTCGGACCCGGGCCGGCCGGACGTGGAACGCGCGCTGCTGAAGTTGCGCGAGCGCGCCAAGCGCATCCCGTATGTCGACCCGATCGACCTGCGCTTCCGTCGGTTCGAACCCTATCCGCGGCCGATCGCGCAGGCGGTGATGTTCTGCCTGATGGACGTGTCCGGCTCGATGACCGAGCACATGAAGGACTTGGCCAAACGGTTCTACATCCTGCTCCACATCTTCCTGACCCGCCGCTACCGGCACGTGGAGATCGTGTTCATCCGCCACACCGACCGGGCCACCGAGGTGGACGAGGAGACCTTCTTCGGCTCCCGGGAGACCGGCGGCACGCTGGTGTCGTCGGCGCTGGTGGAGATGAAGCGGGTCATCGCCGAGCGCTACGATCCGAACGACTGGAACATCTACGCCGCACAGGCCTCGGACGGCGACAACGTCTCCTCCGACGGCCCGACCTCGACGGAGCTGCTGCGGGCCCACATCCTGCCGGCCTGCCAGCACTTCGCCTACCTGGAGGTCGGCGACGAGAACGGCCCCCGGGCCGGCTTCGTGGAGCACCGCACCACCCTGTGGCGGACCTACGAAGCGATCGCCAAGGCGGGCGGCCCGATCGCCATGCGCAAGGTCAACCACCGGCGGGAGATCTACCCGGTCTTCCGCGAGCTGTTCGGCCGCAAGGACGCACGGGCCGAGGCGGAGGCGTGA
- a CDS encoding SpoVR family protein codes for MTSVKPRTPQTISGGQKPLFTGNDWDFDTIRRIHDACEGIAGPELGLSWYPNQIEIITAEQMLDAYASIGMPLFYKHWSFGKHFAQHEAGYRRGLMGLAYEIVINSDPCISYVMEENTATMQTLVIAHAAFGHNHFFKNNYLFRQWTDAEGILDYLDFAKSFIARCEERYGHQAVEQVLDAAHALMSQGVHRYPRKKRPDLASEQRRERERVEHGEQIYNDLWRTLPQKTGAVRSDAAAERRKALLELPQENILYFLEKVAPRLRPWQREILRIVRLVAQYFYPQRQTKVMNEGCATYSHYRIMNSLSEKGLITEAAYLEFLQSHTNVIRQPTYDDRSYGGHNPYAIGFAMMQDIARIVEQPTQEDRAWFPDIAGTGDAMAVLRDCWANYRDESFIQQFLSPKLMRDLRLFHVVDDPDEPELRVEAIHDERGYRKMRRSFARQYDVAWLDPDIEVVDVDLEGDRRLILHHKALNKITLQKDDAKRVLQHLADLWGYDVVLKEVEPATGTVLGEISASARPIFF; via the coding sequence ATGACAAGCGTCAAGCCACGGACGCCCCAGACCATCTCCGGCGGCCAGAAACCCCTGTTCACCGGCAACGACTGGGACTTCGACACGATCCGGCGCATCCACGACGCCTGCGAGGGCATCGCCGGGCCGGAACTCGGGCTGTCCTGGTACCCGAACCAGATCGAGATCATCACGGCCGAGCAGATGCTCGACGCCTACGCGTCGATCGGCATGCCGCTGTTCTACAAGCACTGGTCGTTCGGCAAGCACTTCGCCCAGCACGAGGCCGGCTACCGGCGCGGCCTGATGGGGCTCGCCTACGAGATCGTCATCAACTCGGACCCGTGCATCTCCTACGTGATGGAGGAGAACACGGCGACGATGCAGACGCTGGTGATCGCGCACGCCGCCTTCGGCCATAACCACTTCTTCAAGAACAATTATTTGTTCCGGCAGTGGACCGACGCGGAAGGCATCCTGGATTATCTGGATTTCGCGAAAAGCTTCATCGCCCGCTGCGAGGAGCGCTACGGCCACCAGGCGGTGGAGCAGGTGCTCGACGCCGCCCACGCGCTGATGAGCCAGGGCGTCCACCGCTACCCGCGCAAGAAGCGGCCGGACCTCGCCTCCGAGCAGCGCCGCGAGCGCGAGCGGGTCGAGCACGGCGAGCAGATCTACAACGATCTGTGGCGGACCCTGCCGCAGAAGACCGGGGCCGTGCGCTCCGACGCGGCCGCCGAGCGGCGCAAGGCCCTGCTCGAACTGCCGCAGGAAAACATTCTGTACTTTTTGGAGAAGGTCGCGCCGCGGCTGCGCCCCTGGCAGCGCGAGATCCTGCGCATCGTCCGCCTGGTGGCGCAGTACTTCTATCCGCAGCGCCAGACCAAGGTGATGAACGAGGGCTGCGCGACCTACAGCCACTACCGGATCATGAATTCCCTGTCCGAGAAGGGGCTGATCACCGAGGCGGCCTACCTCGAATTCCTGCAATCGCACACCAACGTGATCCGGCAGCCGACCTACGACGACCGCTCCTATGGCGGCCACAACCCGTACGCGATCGGCTTCGCGATGATGCAGGACATCGCCCGCATCGTGGAGCAGCCGACCCAGGAGGACCGGGCGTGGTTCCCCGACATCGCCGGCACCGGCGACGCCATGGCGGTGCTGCGCGATTGCTGGGCGAATTACCGCGACGAGAGCTTCATCCAGCAGTTCCTGTCGCCCAAGCTGATGCGCGACCTGCGCCTGTTCCACGTGGTCGACGACCCCGACGAGCCGGAACTGCGCGTCGAGGCGATCCACGACGAGCGCGGCTACCGCAAGATGCGCCGCTCCTTCGCCCGCCAGTACGACGTCGCCTGGCTCGATCCCGATATCGAGGTGGTGGACGTGGACCTGGAGGGCGACCGCCGGCTGATCCTGCACCACAAGGCGCTCAACAAGATCACCCTGCAGAAGGACGACGCCAAGCGGGTGCTCCAGCACCTCGCCGACCTGTGGGGCTACGACGTGGTCCTCAAGGAGGTCGAGCCCGCCACCGGCACGGTGCTGGGCGAGATCAGCGCCAGCGCGCGGCCGATCTTTTTTTGA
- a CDS encoding PaaI family thioesterase, giving the protein MNAPILTLEETNTFLDREFPQMQAGGRAFHLEAVGPLTARMRMEGQERFLRPGGTVSGPAMMALADYALYAAILANIGPVALAVTTSLTFNFLRKPAPGDLVAECRLLKLGRRLAVGEVGITAPGSDALVCHATGTYAIPPR; this is encoded by the coding sequence ATGAACGCCCCGATCCTCACCCTCGAAGAAACCAACACTTTCCTCGACCGCGAATTCCCGCAGATGCAGGCGGGCGGGCGCGCCTTCCATCTCGAGGCGGTGGGGCCGCTCACGGCGCGGATGCGGATGGAGGGGCAGGAACGCTTCCTGCGGCCGGGGGGCACGGTGTCGGGGCCGGCCATGATGGCGCTGGCCGATTACGCGCTCTACGCGGCGATCCTCGCCAATATCGGCCCGGTCGCCCTGGCGGTGACCACGAGCCTGACCTTCAACTTCCTGCGCAAGCCCGCCCCGGGAGACCTCGTGGCCGAATGCCGCCTGCTCAAGCTCGGGCGGCGGCTGGCGGTGGGCGAGGTCGGGATCACCGCGCCCGGCAGCGACGCCCTCGTCTGCCACGCCACCGGGACCTACGCGATCCCGCCGCGCTAG